A genomic region of Stigmatopora nigra isolate UIUO_SnigA chromosome 16, RoL_Snig_1.1, whole genome shotgun sequence contains the following coding sequences:
- the gpr141 gene encoding G protein-coupled receptor 141, whose translation MDSTPINTNSTVTTPAQNKSMGKADFEEKEYHTLLTIIYTAVLIIGTASFSITLYFMKLRTSSSTSIAVINLIFAHLIFLLTVPFRIYYHVTGHWRIGMAFCKVVSSMVHIHMYISFGIYVVILITRLLVFYRNSEQLASPRRIYPQVASAVVWLIVLTIVTCIITLTYGNSNKERETVYNHQQCFKFGNDLNHISRVINYVVSTLFITVAILLTGLQANVLWLLYRKHHQCCTVQQEFGAQQKSLNFALIMVVCFIPYHIFRLYYLQHPELQNLNEVFLSLTTFNCVDMLTFFGRRTLLVCFPGKAI comes from the coding sequence ATGGATTCAACACCAATAAACACGAATTCCACTGTAACCACACCTgcccaaaataaaagcatgggCAAGGCTGATTTTGAGGAGAAGGAGTACCATACTCTCCTGACTATCATCTATACAGCTGTTTTGATTATTGGCACAGCTAGCTTCAGTATTACTCTCTACTTCATGAAGTTGAGGACATCATCCTCCACCTCCATTGCTGTTATCAACCTCATTTTTGCACACTTAATCTTCCTTCTCACTGTGCCATTTAGGATCTATTATCATGTGACTGGGCACTGGAGAATTGGCATGGCCTTTTGCAAAGTTGTCAGCAGCATGGTCCACATTCACATGTACATATCTTTTGGCATATATGTAGTCATCCTCATCACGCGCCTCTTGGTTTTTTACCGCAATTCAGAGCAGCTAGCATCTCCGCGCAGGATTTACCCGCAAGTTGCTAGTGCTGTTGTATGGTTGATTGTGCTTACCATTGTCACCTGCATAATCACTCTGACCTATGGTAATTCTAACAAGGAACGTGAAACTGTGTACAATCATCAACAGTGTTTCAAATTTGGCAATGACCTCAATCATATTTCCAGGGTGATTAACTACGTCGTCAGTACTTTGTTCATAACAGTGGCCATTTTACTGACTGGTCTCCAAGCCAATGTCTTGTGGCTTCTATACAGGAAGCATCATCAGTGTTGCACAGTACAGCAGGAGTTTGGGGCTCAACAGAAGAGTCTGAACTTCGCTCTCATCATGGTGGTGTGCTTTATTCCATATCACATATTTCGACTGTATTACTTGCAACACCCTGAACTGCAAAATCTCAATGAAGTGTTTTTGAGCTTAACCACCTTTAATTGTGTAGATATGCTCACATTTTTTGGTAGGAGGACATTGTTAGTGTGCTTCCCAGGAAAGGCTATTTAA
- the pign gene encoding GPI ethanolamine phosphate transferase 1 isoform X1 → MRIITFLVVGLTVHVIFFLSIFDIYFTSPLVHGMTPMATPLTPPASRLVLIVADGLRADSFFSLLPNGSSMAPYLRSVIEETGTWGVSHTRVPTESRPGHVALIAGFYEDVSAVAKGWKENPVEFDSVFNESTNTWCWGSPDILPMFAKGASGDHVFTHTYPATEEDFASTDASKLDSWVFTQVKSFFNSAKSNSTLMSSLRKDKNVFFLHLLGLDTNGHAHRPASHEYLNNIGLVDTGVSEMVSIIEEFFSNDERTAFVFTSDHGMTNWGSHGAGHPSETLTPFVAWGAGVQKPQKVMEKQFYKDTYLEDWKLEHLRRVDLNQADIAPLMSSLIGVPIPVNSVGILPLLYLNQSDQFKAECMYTNAIQILEQFKVKMKQKKETTLSCLFTPYKQLTEPKQAEFMQKARTLIQLEKYEDSILLCQALISSSLEGLIYYHNYDRFFLGCSVVLGFVGWTSYVVLVILKTHTGLNMRPGLFKQKFDHTLVWLSWCVAMLISLFLFIQKSPFTYYVYCLLPVPIWYSVIKESNIVKDSIHSGPCLPFWKCCGYFLLVAFGIELLVVSFFHRAMLTIILAVLSIWPLQSCLFHKAKGHSMSWFLGCLFLAVFPLMPVVGREPNLNLVMCAGMLTLFISSCFLWSSWNKTTLHQSDKHQFIIQLLHVAICAFVPFLTHSSLQQKQGLPLHNQILSWVTLASSIVVPLMSSTRLFHRLLSIFLSLTATYLLLSTGTEALFPPVLSWVMFVWINIEQEAMIAQGISGRQELSAIDFSANIDISKIRELKLDDIRRSYFFVFFIITAFFGTGNIASINSFDPTSVYCFLTVFNPFIMGGLMMWKVIIPFIVVMCTFETIQVTTQLSSRSLFLIVLVISDVMALHFFFLVQDYGTWLDIGTSISHYVIVMSMTIFLMLLSVVTHILTSQRLVLWKRHKTHFT, encoded by the exons ATGAGGATAATAACCTTTTTAGTGGTGGGACTCACAGTCCATGTAATCTTCTTTCTTTCAATCTTTGATATCTACTTCACTTCTCCTCTGGTACATGGCATGACACCCATGGCCACACCTCTAACTCCACCCGCATCCAGACTGGTGCTGATTGTTGCCGATGGCCTAAGAGCAGACAGCTTCTTCTCCTTACTTCCAAATGGATCGTCTATGGCGCCTTACTTGAG AAGTGTCATTGAGGAGACTGGTACCTGGGGTGTCTCCCACACACGTGTTCCCACTGAGTCTCGCCCAGGTCATGTTGCTCTTATTGCTGGCTTCTATGAGGATGTTAGTGCTGTTGCTAAAG GTTGGAAGGAGAATCCTGTGGAGTTTGACTCTGTGTTTAATGAGAGTACAAATACTTGGTGCTGGGGGAGCCCTGATATTCTGCCTATGTTTGCCAAAG GTGCAAGTGGAGACCATGTCTTCACACATACTTATCCAGCAACAGAAGAGGATTTTGCCTCTACAGATGCTTCCAAGTTAGACAGCTGGGTGTTCACACAAGTAAAA tcattttttaattcggCCAAGTCCAACTCTACATTGATGTCCAGCCTCCGCAAGGATAAGAATGTTTTCTTTCTGCATTTACTGGGCCTGGACACAAATGGACATGCCCATAGACCAGCTTCACA TGAGTATCTAAACAATATTGGCCTGGTGGACACTGGAGTATCTGAAATGGTATCTATAATCGAAGAGTTCTTCAGCAATGACGAAAGGACAGCCTTTGTTTTCACTTCTGATCATGGCATGACTAATTGGG GTTCTCATGGTGCTGGTCACCCCTCAGAGACTCTGACCCCTTTTGTAGCTTGGGGAGCTGGCGTACAGAAACCCCAaaaagtgatggaaaaacaattttaCAAAGATACTTACTTGGAAG ACTGGAAACTTGAGCACCTCAGAAGAGTTGATCTCAATCAG GCTGACATTGCTCCACTCATGTCATCTCTAATTGGTGTTCCTATTCCTGTCAACTCTGTT GGAATATTACCTCTACTTTACTTGAACCAAAGTGATCAGTTCAAAGCAGAGTGCATGTATACTAATGCTATTCAAATATTGGAGCAGTTCAAG gtgaaaatgaagcaaaaaaaagagacCACACTTTCTTGTCTCTTTACCCCATACAA ACAACTGACTGAGCCTAAGCAAGCAGAATTCATGCAGAAAGCAAGAACACTAATTCAGCTGGAAAAATATGAAGATTCT atATTGCTCTGCCAGGCTTTGATATCCTCTTCCCTTGAAGGCTTAATTTACTACCACAACTATGACAGGTTTTTCTTGGGTTGCAGCGTGGTGCTGGGATTTGTGGGCTGGACATCATATGTTGTCCTCGTTATTCTGAAGACCCATACGGGCCTTAATATGCGACCCGGCCTCTTTAAACAG AAATTTGATCACACTCTAGTATGGCTGAGTTGGTGTGTCGCAATGCTAATAAGCTTGTTCCTGTTCATCCAGAAGAGTCCATTCACATATTATGTTTACTGCTTGCTGCCTGTGCCCATATGGTACTCAGTTATTAAAGA GTCCAACATTGTAAAAGACTCGATTCACTCAGGTCCATGCCTGCCGTTTTGGAAATGCTGTGGTTACTTTCTGCTGGTAGCATTTGGAATTGAGCTTCTG GTGGTGAGTTTTTTCCATCGAGCCATGTTAACGATTATTCTGGCTGTCCTGTCAATCTGGCCGCTGCAGTCATGTCTTTTTCACAAGGCTAAG GGCCATTCAATGAGCTGGTTTCTAGGTTGCCTCTTCTTGGCTGTTTTCCCTCTAATGCCTGTTGTTGGAAGAGAGCCCAACTTAAATCTGGT CATGTGTGCAGGTATGCTCACTCTCTTTATATCGTCCTGTTTCCTCTGGTCTTCATGGAACAAAACAACATTGCACCAAAGTGATAAACATCAGTTTATCATACAG CTGCTGCATGTGGCCATATGTGCGTTCGTGCCATTCCTAACTCACTCAAGCCTGCAGCAGAAACAGGGTCTGCCTCTCCACAATCAGATCCTTAGTTGGGTCACATTAG CATCTTCTATAGTTGTTCCATTGATGAGCTCTACACGCCTGTTTCATCGCCTCCTCAGCATATTCCTCTCACTGACAGCCACATACCTTCTGCTTAGTACCGG GACTGAGGCCTTGTTTCCTCCGGTGTTATCTTGGGTGATGTTTGTGTGGATCAACATTGAGCAGGAAGCCATGATTGCTCAGGGAATTTCTGGAAGGCAAGAG CTCTCCGCTATTGATTTTTCTGCCAACATTGACATCTCCAAGATTCGTGAGCTGAAGTTGGATGACATCCGACGATCATATTTCTTT gtatttttcataataacaGCTTTTTTTGGGACAGGAAATATAGCCTCTATTAACAG ttttgACCCAACATCTGTGTATTGTTTCCTCACCGTCTTCAACCCGTTCATCATGGGAGGGTTAATGATGTGGAAG GTCATCATTCCATTCATAGTTGTAATGTGCACCTTTGAGACTATCCAAGTTACAACACAGCTCTCATCAAGAAG CTTGTTTCTGATCGTGTTGGTCATCTCTGACGTGATGGCTCTG cacttttttttcctagtaCAAGACTATGGCACATGGTTGGACATTGGTACAAG CATCAGCCACTATGTGATCGTGATGTCAATGACCATCTTTCTGATGTTGCTCAGTGTTGTCACACACATCCTTACCTCCCAAAGACTTGTTCTGTGGAAGAGACATAAGACACATTTTACCTGA
- the pign gene encoding GPI ethanolamine phosphate transferase 1 isoform X2: MAPYLRSVIEETGTWGVSHTRVPTESRPGHVALIAGFYEDVSAVAKGWKENPVEFDSVFNESTNTWCWGSPDILPMFAKGASGDHVFTHTYPATEEDFASTDASKLDSWVFTQVKSFFNSAKSNSTLMSSLRKDKNVFFLHLLGLDTNGHAHRPASHEYLNNIGLVDTGVSEMVSIIEEFFSNDERTAFVFTSDHGMTNWGSHGAGHPSETLTPFVAWGAGVQKPQKVMEKQFYKDTYLEDWKLEHLRRVDLNQADIAPLMSSLIGVPIPVNSVGILPLLYLNQSDQFKAECMYTNAIQILEQFKVKMKQKKETTLSCLFTPYKQLTEPKQAEFMQKARTLIQLEKYEDSILLCQALISSSLEGLIYYHNYDRFFLGCSVVLGFVGWTSYVVLVILKTHTGLNMRPGLFKQKFDHTLVWLSWCVAMLISLFLFIQKSPFTYYVYCLLPVPIWYSVIKESNIVKDSIHSGPCLPFWKCCGYFLLVAFGIELLVVSFFHRAMLTIILAVLSIWPLQSCLFHKAKGHSMSWFLGCLFLAVFPLMPVVGREPNLNLVMCAGMLTLFISSCFLWSSWNKTTLHQSDKHQFIIQLLHVAICAFVPFLTHSSLQQKQGLPLHNQILSWVTLASSIVVPLMSSTRLFHRLLSIFLSLTATYLLLSTGTEALFPPVLSWVMFVWINIEQEAMIAQGISGRQELSAIDFSANIDISKIRELKLDDIRRSYFFVFFIITAFFGTGNIASINSFDPTSVYCFLTVFNPFIMGGLMMWKVIIPFIVVMCTFETIQVTTQLSSRSLFLIVLVISDVMALHFFFLVQDYGTWLDIGTSISHYVIVMSMTIFLMLLSVVTHILTSQRLVLWKRHKTHFT, from the exons ATGGCGCCTTACTTGAG AAGTGTCATTGAGGAGACTGGTACCTGGGGTGTCTCCCACACACGTGTTCCCACTGAGTCTCGCCCAGGTCATGTTGCTCTTATTGCTGGCTTCTATGAGGATGTTAGTGCTGTTGCTAAAG GTTGGAAGGAGAATCCTGTGGAGTTTGACTCTGTGTTTAATGAGAGTACAAATACTTGGTGCTGGGGGAGCCCTGATATTCTGCCTATGTTTGCCAAAG GTGCAAGTGGAGACCATGTCTTCACACATACTTATCCAGCAACAGAAGAGGATTTTGCCTCTACAGATGCTTCCAAGTTAGACAGCTGGGTGTTCACACAAGTAAAA tcattttttaattcggCCAAGTCCAACTCTACATTGATGTCCAGCCTCCGCAAGGATAAGAATGTTTTCTTTCTGCATTTACTGGGCCTGGACACAAATGGACATGCCCATAGACCAGCTTCACA TGAGTATCTAAACAATATTGGCCTGGTGGACACTGGAGTATCTGAAATGGTATCTATAATCGAAGAGTTCTTCAGCAATGACGAAAGGACAGCCTTTGTTTTCACTTCTGATCATGGCATGACTAATTGGG GTTCTCATGGTGCTGGTCACCCCTCAGAGACTCTGACCCCTTTTGTAGCTTGGGGAGCTGGCGTACAGAAACCCCAaaaagtgatggaaaaacaattttaCAAAGATACTTACTTGGAAG ACTGGAAACTTGAGCACCTCAGAAGAGTTGATCTCAATCAG GCTGACATTGCTCCACTCATGTCATCTCTAATTGGTGTTCCTATTCCTGTCAACTCTGTT GGAATATTACCTCTACTTTACTTGAACCAAAGTGATCAGTTCAAAGCAGAGTGCATGTATACTAATGCTATTCAAATATTGGAGCAGTTCAAG gtgaaaatgaagcaaaaaaaagagacCACACTTTCTTGTCTCTTTACCCCATACAA ACAACTGACTGAGCCTAAGCAAGCAGAATTCATGCAGAAAGCAAGAACACTAATTCAGCTGGAAAAATATGAAGATTCT atATTGCTCTGCCAGGCTTTGATATCCTCTTCCCTTGAAGGCTTAATTTACTACCACAACTATGACAGGTTTTTCTTGGGTTGCAGCGTGGTGCTGGGATTTGTGGGCTGGACATCATATGTTGTCCTCGTTATTCTGAAGACCCATACGGGCCTTAATATGCGACCCGGCCTCTTTAAACAG AAATTTGATCACACTCTAGTATGGCTGAGTTGGTGTGTCGCAATGCTAATAAGCTTGTTCCTGTTCATCCAGAAGAGTCCATTCACATATTATGTTTACTGCTTGCTGCCTGTGCCCATATGGTACTCAGTTATTAAAGA GTCCAACATTGTAAAAGACTCGATTCACTCAGGTCCATGCCTGCCGTTTTGGAAATGCTGTGGTTACTTTCTGCTGGTAGCATTTGGAATTGAGCTTCTG GTGGTGAGTTTTTTCCATCGAGCCATGTTAACGATTATTCTGGCTGTCCTGTCAATCTGGCCGCTGCAGTCATGTCTTTTTCACAAGGCTAAG GGCCATTCAATGAGCTGGTTTCTAGGTTGCCTCTTCTTGGCTGTTTTCCCTCTAATGCCTGTTGTTGGAAGAGAGCCCAACTTAAATCTGGT CATGTGTGCAGGTATGCTCACTCTCTTTATATCGTCCTGTTTCCTCTGGTCTTCATGGAACAAAACAACATTGCACCAAAGTGATAAACATCAGTTTATCATACAG CTGCTGCATGTGGCCATATGTGCGTTCGTGCCATTCCTAACTCACTCAAGCCTGCAGCAGAAACAGGGTCTGCCTCTCCACAATCAGATCCTTAGTTGGGTCACATTAG CATCTTCTATAGTTGTTCCATTGATGAGCTCTACACGCCTGTTTCATCGCCTCCTCAGCATATTCCTCTCACTGACAGCCACATACCTTCTGCTTAGTACCGG GACTGAGGCCTTGTTTCCTCCGGTGTTATCTTGGGTGATGTTTGTGTGGATCAACATTGAGCAGGAAGCCATGATTGCTCAGGGAATTTCTGGAAGGCAAGAG CTCTCCGCTATTGATTTTTCTGCCAACATTGACATCTCCAAGATTCGTGAGCTGAAGTTGGATGACATCCGACGATCATATTTCTTT gtatttttcataataacaGCTTTTTTTGGGACAGGAAATATAGCCTCTATTAACAG ttttgACCCAACATCTGTGTATTGTTTCCTCACCGTCTTCAACCCGTTCATCATGGGAGGGTTAATGATGTGGAAG GTCATCATTCCATTCATAGTTGTAATGTGCACCTTTGAGACTATCCAAGTTACAACACAGCTCTCATCAAGAAG CTTGTTTCTGATCGTGTTGGTCATCTCTGACGTGATGGCTCTG cacttttttttcctagtaCAAGACTATGGCACATGGTTGGACATTGGTACAAG CATCAGCCACTATGTGATCGTGATGTCAATGACCATCTTTCTGATGTTGCTCAGTGTTGTCACACACATCCTTACCTCCCAAAGACTTGTTCTGTGGAAGAGACATAAGACACATTTTACCTGA